Part of the Brassica oleracea var. oleracea cultivar TO1000 chromosome C8, BOL, whole genome shotgun sequence genome is shown below.
CCATGACGAACTTGTCGCGTTTCTGACAACCTTCAAGAAGAAACAAGACTTGCAGGTTAAACCCACAACCTGTTTTCCACTAAAGTTTGTGTGTGTTTTAAGTAATAATCTCTTATGTTTTTGTTTTGGCTTAGGTTCTGAAATGTCACGCCAATTTTCTTCTAATTGAAAAGTTAGAGCAGGAATGTCCTGGTAATGACACTCCAGAGCAGGTGGAAAACTGAACTAAAAAGACATGTCTTTTTTTTTTTATCTTCTAAAGAGATGTATGTGTACAAGTTTGATATGAATATGTTTGACAGTACAGAGTCTAGTTCGATTGACTGTTGAGCATCCTGCTTACTCAGTAGACTATTCATTCGAGCCACACTCCGAGGTTTTTGTTTCCTCTCTTGAACAACAATGCAGCTCTTACAAGTTTTTCTTGTTTTCTTTCAAGAGTTTGGGATTTGCTAAAACAGGACTGGTTTGTATCCGATGTTGGAGTGAAGACGTCCAAGGTGATGGAATCAACCGATCTGGTAGCTGTTGACTGTGAGATGGTTCTTTGCGACAATGGAACTGAGGGTTTGGTCAGAGTTGGTGTTGTAGACCGTGATTTAAAGGTATTACTATAGATTGATATGAACATGTTTACTTGACTCGGGTGATCAAATGCCTGTGGTTCATGGTTTCAGGTGATTCTTGACGAATTTGTGAAACCGGACAAACCTGTGGTTGACTATAGGACAGACATTACAGGGATTACCGCTGAAGATATCGAAAAAGCTACCCTCTCCCTCGTAGATATTCAGGTACATAGCAGCAATTAAGCTACACTAGTGTTTTGTTGATCTTGTGAAATGTTGCAGGAAACTTTGCAGCCCTTTCTATCAAATGGTGCGATTTTGGTTGGTCACAGTTTGAACAAAGATTTGGAAGGTAAGCTTTAAAAAGTTCCTCAGCTGAGTGTGTGTTGTTTTTACTGGATTGTAGCTACAAATACTATTGTTATTTTGATCACAGTGCTGAAGATATATCATCCAAAAGTAATCGATACCGCACTTGTATTCAAGTATCCCAATGCAAGAAAGCCCAGAAGAGCTTCACTTAACAACCTTTGCAAGGTAAAATCTATTATCAATGGGTTTTCTTCTCTGGTCTTGGGAGACAATATCACCAAAAGATTAACATTTTCTAGAAATTTTTTTTTTTTTTTTTATCAGTCTATTTTGGGTTATGAAGTCAGAAAGGCAGGAGTCTCTCATGATTGTGTAAACGACGCAACAGCTGCGATGAAACTTGCACTTGCTGTTATTGAGAAAAGAGCCAACACAACAATCCCACCATCTAAAGAGGTTTGTAGAAAATAAGATTTTTTACCTAAACTTTTAACTTTTATCATTAATTTTATTAGCTACAAATGTTTGCAACTTTTTTCAATAGATGTTGGAGGTTGAGAAAGCAAAGCTTTTTATACATAAAATCCCTCACAATGTGACATCTGAAGAGCTGGAGCAAGTTCTTTCTGGAGAGTTTACACTTGATGTTAAGGTAAAAACCAAGCCATTATATTTCACTTTTCTCCAAGGATCACTAACGGCTAACCTTATTTTGATCTATTCTTATTTTGGCAGCCAGCAAAAACATCGAGAGGTTGCTATTGTGCGTTTGTTATTTTCCGTAGCTCAGAAGAAGCAGATCAAGCATTTGAAAACGTTGATGGAGACCAAGGCCAGGTATTTTAAGAATCTCTGCTTCTTGTAAACTCTCTGATTGAGACTGACAATAACAAATCTTTATGTGCTATGTTTTTTTCCTGCAGGATTCATTTGGTTTGCCACAAAAACTGGTTATATTTAAGCTGACTTCTGGTTCAAGAGTTAGTATATATGTCCGTAAAATGGTTGAAGATGGTTCCGCGTAGAGATCTCCTCTGTCAGTACAAAGACACTTCTCCTGGAGAAAAAAAGTTATGCAGTGCAGGAGTAGGCTAAAATATTTGTTATTTTGATTAAGATTCTCTATTTAACAATTTAGGAATAGAAAACAATGGCAATAGTGCTATTAACAATGTTCCTGTTGCATCAGAGAAGATCAACATGAATATTCTCCTAACAATTGCTTTGCAAAGTGAATGTGAACTTAAAGAATTAGTTTGGCAATTTTAAAGGTGAAGACCTGATCTTCAACATTTTAAATTTTAAAATAATTAATCATATTTCCAAATATAATATATTTTTAATATAAAAGTTGGAGACGTTAATATTTTTCTTCCCATAAAAATTTAAGAAAGAGCTTAGATAAAAAAAAACTAACATCATCTATATTCTGTTCCCACCCAAATTCACATCTCTAAATATTTTAGTTCATCTACATTAAATTTTTAGTAGATATTTTGATTGGATCTAAGTTTTATAAATATAAAAATTTCACTAGCATTATTATTAGTTATTTTGTTTCATATTGCACATTTTTTTTAGATGATTTCTATGTTAGTAGATAATCACACACCAATAAATATTTTATGAATTTTTAAATATCACAAAAAAATTATACCGTAGCTTTTCAAAACCCATGTTACGATATCAACATTCTTATTTTAAGCTTAAAAAACAATACATATAAATAAACACAAAAAAACACAAAAATGCCTTTTTAAAGAAAGCTATATAAATAATGAAAGTTAGGAAGGTGGCTTATAATAAGCATAAGCAGCATAAAAACTTTGAGATAATGTGAGGACGAGTAGAATAACTGCAGCGCAGAACGAGACAATTGCCCATGGATTATTGAAGTACTTGTGTCTTAAGGTCGCCCTCCAAGCATTCCACTTTTGATTGTAATAACGGTTAACCTCAACAGATAAACGAGATAGATAACTATCTTCGGTATCAAAAACAACTTCTTCACATAACCGGTTGAACAAATTAGCAACTTCAGAATCACTTCCTAGCCAATGTTCGATAATGCCGCAGTAGTGTAAGTAGCTAACATCTTCGTGAGAATCTATTAGATTGTCCATGAAGATTATGTAGGATGTTATGTCATTCCTCGAGTCAATATGGCACTGTTCAAAAGCTATAAGGTTCAAGAAAAGAGATTTGGTACCTACAAAACAAAAGTGCAAGGAAATAAGGAATCATGTAACTTTTCTTGTTTTAATTTTTTTTTATTTGTTACATCATCTAGATTTCTTGTTGGTGTAATCAAATCAAGCTCTTTTACATTGCTTACATCATTTTGAATAAGTCAATATATAAGGAATAATCTATGACACTTAGGGGGGTGTATTCAATCTAAAATTTGAAGTGATTTAATTTTTAATGAGGGTTTTAGATGATTTTAAGAAATTGCAGAGAATAAAATGATTTTTGTTAAACTACTCTAGAATATCACCTAAAACCATGGGATTTGAGTTTTGATTTTTTTAACTAAGAAACTCCACCCAAATACTTTAAAATCACTTGAAAACTTTAAAACTCCACAACTTAAAATATTTTCAATAACACTAGATTTTAAATGAGTTTTTAAAATTCATGTTTCAATAACGGTGGATTCATCGTTTTGACACAAATCACCTAAAACTCTCAATTGAATACATCCCCTTACTAACTTTAGCCGTTTGATATATGATGAATAAACAAGGGAAGAACGTGACAACATTACTTTAATCACATTATATATGATCCTAACGAATATGGGGCAGGGATTGTAAAAGGAGATATGTAGTGTGGAAAACGTGAACGTACCGTCATGAATAAGTAGCCTTGGTATCTCTAGATAACCGTTATTGAATTGAATATCCCAAAACCGGTCGGTTTTCCTTCTCCTAAACTTAATCCCGGCCTCTCTCAGTTCCGTTACGCAATGTATCAGCTGTTGTCTGCGCTTGTCGGCCACGCGCGTATTCCGAGAAGACCATCTCTTTCTTGATAACCTTGGTTCCGGTTTAGGACTAGACCGGAGTAGACTTCGACGGAAAACATCAAGACAGTGCAACTCGCCCATGTCGGCGAATGGGTCAAACGCTTTATCTCTTGCCAGATAGTTCTCGAGTTTTGACTGGTCGGTTTTGGTCATTGGCTCGTCTGTTGGCATTAGTGGATCAAAAAACCGTACTGCTAACTGCGCCACTAAACCGGTTTGGTTGCGTGTACCAAGCTGTAGCTCTAATAACCGGTTTAGTACAAACAAGGGAAGTTGATTTTCGAGCATTATCATATCACGTTGAATTGAATGCATCGATCCTCTCATTGCAAAAACCGGATCATTACGTGCATATCTACACAAATACAAAAAAAAACAATAATTTCAAAATCAAAATGATTGAGACCGGTTTAGCAATTATTTGAGATAACCGGAATTTTACCCGAGTTCTGTGAATCCTTCAACGGCTCCTCTGAAGAGCTCAAGCACAAAACAACCATCAAGAACAAGCATTTCAATAAACTCATTACTGCTCAAACCGAAAGGACCTTCGTAGCAAGCTCGAGCCTTCTCTTCAAGCTCTCTCATGGCGTCAATATACATTTTAATGTTCTGGTTCGTACGTTTCAAGATTTTGTTGACGGCACGCCATTTGTGACGGTCCATAGGCCGGAGCCGTTTTTTACCGTGGTGATACGGACCAAGCGACACGGTCTGAGGGAAATACGATTTGTTGTCGTTTTCTTGCAAGTAATACGGAACTCTGTAGATGCAGAGTTTGCCCCATATCGTCGTGTCGTCGTCTCTATGTGCTTGCTCTAGTTTGTCTGTGATTGAGATCACCCAATCATCTCGTGGCTCTTTTGGACTTCCTTTTGTTACCTCGATCTTACTGGCTTCGGACAGAGTTTGGTCGTGGTTATGATTGCTTTGTTCTTGATCTTGATCGGATCTTGTGACTTCAGGTAACGCGGGGAGGTTTTGGCCTGGATTAATCGGTTCGGATCCTTGTCCTTGGTTCTCGGCTTCGAGTTTTTCTCGGATCTTGAGGGTGAGCAAGTACCAGCTCAACATGTCTTTGTAGAAGACAGCCACCATTTTTTTCGGACGAATGAGAGAGAGGAAGAGAGGGGAAGAGAGA
Proteins encoded:
- the LOC106308051 gene encoding small RNA degrading nuclease 1-like isoform X3; translation: MELKLATAEKQVLEELVKLVQSRGLCGENGGWKEFLDAKDKKKIGSPNDPSKRSHDELVAFLTTFKKKQDLQVLKCHANFLLIEKLEQECPGNDTPEQSLVRLTVEHPAYSVDYSFEPHSETSKVMESTDLVAVDCEMVLCDNGTEGLVRVGVVDRDLKVILDEFVKPDKPVVDYRTDITGITAEDIEKATLSLVDIQETLQPFLSNGAILVGHSLNKDLEVLKIYHPKVIDTALVFKYPNARKPRRASLNNLCKSILGYEVRKAGVSHDCVNDATAAMKLALAVIEKRANTTIPPSKEMLEVEKAKLFIHKIPHNVTSEELEQVLSGEFTLDVKPAKTSRGCYCAFVIFRSSEEADQAFENVDGDQGQDSFGLPQKLVIFKLTSGSRVSIYVRKMVEDGSA
- the LOC106308051 gene encoding small RNA degrading nuclease 1-like isoform X1 → MELKLATAEKQVLEELVKLVQSRGLCGENGGWKEFLDAKDKKKIGSPNDPSKRSHDELVAFLTTFKKKQDLQVLKCHANFLLIEKLEQECPGNDTPEQSLVRLTVEHPAYSVDYSFEPHSEDWFVSDVGVKTSKVMESTDLVAVDCEMVLCDNGTEGLVRVGVVDRDLKVILDEFVKPDKPVVDYRTDITGITAEDIEKATLSLVDIQETLQPFLSNGAILVGHSLNKDLEVLKIYHPKVIDTALVFKYPNARKPRRASLNNLCKSILGYEVRKAGVSHDCVNDATAAMKLALAVIEKRANTTIPPSKEMLEVEKAKLFIHKIPHNVTSEELEQVLSGEFTLDVKPAKTSRGCYCAFVIFRSSEEADQAFENVDGDQGQDSFGLPQKLVIFKLTSGSRVSIYVRKMVEDGSA
- the LOC106308051 gene encoding small RNA degrading nuclease 1-like isoform X4; amino-acid sequence: MELKLATAEKQVLEELVKLVQSRGLCGENGGWKEFLDAKDKKKIGSPNDPSKRSHDELVAFLTTFKKKQDLQVLKCHANFLLIEKLEQECPGNDTPEQSLVRLTVEHPAYSVDYSFEPHSEDWFVSDVGVKTSKVMESTDLVAVDCEMVLCDNGTEGLVRVGVVDRDLKVILDEFVKPDKPVVDYRTDITGITAEDIEKATLSLVDIQETLQPFLSNGAILVGHSLNKDLEVLKIYHPKVIDTALVFKYPNARKPRRASLNNLCKSILGYEVRKAGVSHDCVNDATAAMKLALAVIEKRANTTIPPSKEPAKTSRGCYCAFVIFRSSEEADQAFENVDGDQGQDSFGLPQKLVIFKLTSGSRVSIYVRKMVEDGSA
- the LOC106308051 gene encoding small RNA degrading nuclease 1-like isoform X2 is translated as MELKLATAEKQVLEELVKLVQSRGLCGENGGWKEFLDAKDKKKIGSPNDPSKRSHDELVAFLTTFKKKQDLQVLKCHANFLLIEKLEQECPGNDTPEQSLVRLTVEHPAYSVDYSFEPHSEDWFVSDVGVKTSKVMESTDLVAVDCEMVLCDNGTEGLVRVGVVDRDLKVILDEFVKPDKPVVDYRTDITGITAEDIEKATLSLVDIQPFLSNGAILVGHSLNKDLEVLKIYHPKVIDTALVFKYPNARKPRRASLNNLCKSILGYEVRKAGVSHDCVNDATAAMKLALAVIEKRANTTIPPSKEMLEVEKAKLFIHKIPHNVTSEELEQVLSGEFTLDVKPAKTSRGCYCAFVIFRSSEEADQAFENVDGDQGQDSFGLPQKLVIFKLTSGSRVSIYVRKMVEDGSA
- the LOC106307824 gene encoding UPF0481 protein At3g47200-like, whose protein sequence is MVAVFYKDMLSWYLLTLKIREKLEAENQGQGSEPINPGQNLPALPEVTRSDQDQEQSNHNHDQTLSEASKIEVTKGSPKEPRDDWVISITDKLEQAHRDDDTTIWGKLCIYRVPYYLQENDNKSYFPQTVSLGPYHHGKKRLRPMDRHKWRAVNKILKRTNQNIKMYIDAMRELEEKARACYEGPFGLSSNEFIEMLVLDGCFVLELFRGAVEGFTELGYARNDPVFAMRGSMHSIQRDMIMLENQLPLFVLNRLLELQLGTRNQTGLVAQLAVRFFDPLMPTDEPMTKTDQSKLENYLARDKAFDPFADMGELHCLDVFRRSLLRSSPKPEPRLSRKRWSSRNTRVADKRRQQLIHCVTELREAGIKFRRRKTDRFWDIQFNNGYLEIPRLLIHDGTKSLFLNLIAFEQCHIDSRNDITSYIIFMDNLIDSHEDVSYLHYCGIIEHWLGSDSEVANLFNRLCEEVVFDTEDSYLSRLSVEVNRYYNQKWNAWRATLRHKYFNNPWAIVSFCAAVILLVLTLSQSFYAAYAYYKPPS